In Anopheles gambiae chromosome 2, idAnoGambNW_F1_1, whole genome shotgun sequence, a single window of DNA contains:
- the LOC133392292 gene encoding uncharacterized protein LOC133392292, producing MNRPDALTVLNSAIIKALAQCHAAPRDPVLNATKWDIHIESAETSSPLRLLRCTIWVPMDSMRKLRTKYCLAKLKRRPKRIISDRGTCFTSNQFENFLRSNEVQHVLNATGSPQANGQVERVNRVLRPILSKLSDSYDHDDWNLHLLDAEYALNNSKHASTKFSPSVLLFGIEQRGHLIDELTEFLDERRGSTLNDLSDIRAEASANIIKSQLTNEAYFRKNHKPAAKYEVGDYVVMRNIDSNTQQNKKLIPKYKGPYIVHKVLPNDRYVIRDIEGCPMTQMPYDGILESNKLKKWSEPYETVNEI from the exons ATGAACCGGCCAGATGCTTTAACTGTTCTCAATTCGGCCATTATCAAAGCGCTTGCCCAATGCCACGCCGCCCCAAGGGATCCTGTTTTAAATGCCACCAAATGGGACATACACATCGAGAGTGCCGAAACTTCCAGCCCGTTACGACTGCTGCGGTGCACCATCTGGGTTCCCATGGATTCGATGAGGAAACTGCGGACCAAATACTGCTTAGCGAAATTGAAACG CCGACCCAAACGGATAATTAGTGACCGAGGTACCTGCTTCACGTCCAACCAGTTCGAAAATTTCCTTAGATCAAATGAGGTACAGCATGTACTCAACGCTACTGGTTCACCACAAGCAAACGGACAAGTCGAAAGGGTAAACCGCGTACTTCGACCCATCCTCAGCAAACTTTCGGACTCTTATGATCACGATGATTGGAATTTGCATTTACTGGATGCTGAATATGCGTTGAATAATTCAAAGCACGCCAGTACGAAGTTTTCACCCTCAGTTCTCCTGTTTGGTATTGAACAACGGGGTCATTTAATTGATGAACTAACGGAGTTTTTAGACGAGCGTCGTGGAAGTACACTAAATGATTTAAGCGACATTCGGGCTGAAGCATCggcaaatataattaaatctCAGCTTACCAATGAGGCATATTTTCGTAAAAATCATAAACCAGCAGCTAAATATGAAGTTGGAGATTATGTAGTAATGCGGAACATTGATAGCAACACTCAGCAGAATAAGAAGTTGATTCCTAAATATAAAGGTCCGTACATAGTCCATAAGGTATTGCCTAACGATCGCTATGTCATTAGGGACATTGAGGGCTGTCCAATGACTCAGATGCCATATGATGGCATATTAGAATCAAACAAGTTGAAGAAATGGAGTGAGCCGTATGAAACCGTTAACGAAATTTGA